One genomic window of Acidovorax radicis includes the following:
- the xdhB gene encoding xanthine dehydrogenase molybdopterin binding subunit, whose amino-acid sequence MNQRDALSTSLAVSRDAVDSPVAAAADTQASEPLASARAMGQSHFHESARAQVAGAAHYIDDLPEVKGTLYAAPILSTVAHGTLNGVHADAALALPGVRGVVLAADVPGDKLLAAFAHDEPVFAHDTVQHIGQVIGLVVADSVMQARRAARAVKLDITPLPAVLSVHDALKAESYVLPPVFVRRGDAATGLAQSAHRLQGAFEVGGQEHFYLEGQIAYALPLEQKQWWIYSSTQHPGEVQHWVAHALGIDNHAVRVECRRIGGGFGGKETQAGHLAVWAAVAAHKFGRAVKLRLDRDEDFMVTGKRHPFTYEYDVGFDDTGRITGLKLQMAANCGFSADLSGPVADRAVFHADNAYYLSDVDIASYRCKTNTQSHTAFRGFGGPQGVIVIEAILGDIARALGRDAQDVRLVNLYGKDAADGRNVTHYQMTVEDNILHALMPQLERDADYRQRQTKIAEWNALQPVLKRGLAITPVKFGISFTATLFNQAGALVHVYTDGSVQVNHGGTEMGQGLHTKVAQIVADELGVPLHRVLVTASDTSKVPNASATAASSGTDLNGRAAQYAARNVRDNLASFVCGLDGCGAGAIRFAGGQVISPKKVRAFDDVVKEAYANRIQLWSDGFYRTPKIHYDKTTLTGRPFYYFSYGAACTEVVIDTLTGESRVVAVDILHDVGHSINPAIDIGQIEGGFVQGMGWLTTEQLVWNDKGTLTTHAPSTYKIPATGDIPAHFRVNLWPEANREDNVGGSKAVGEPPFMLAISVYEALRNAVAAGRSGDATAPVVLTAPATAENVLRALGRLEN is encoded by the coding sequence ATGAACCAGCGCGACGCTCTCTCCACAAGCCTCGCCGTGAGCCGCGACGCCGTGGATAGCCCGGTGGCCGCAGCCGCCGACACCCAGGCATCCGAGCCCCTCGCCAGCGCGCGCGCCATGGGCCAGTCGCACTTCCACGAAAGCGCCCGCGCCCAGGTGGCGGGCGCCGCCCATTACATCGACGACCTGCCCGAGGTGAAGGGCACGCTGTATGCGGCACCCATCCTCTCGACCGTGGCGCACGGCACCTTGAACGGCGTTCATGCTGACGCGGCCCTCGCCCTGCCCGGCGTGCGCGGCGTGGTGCTGGCCGCTGATGTGCCCGGCGACAAGCTGCTGGCCGCTTTTGCACACGACGAACCCGTGTTTGCGCACGACACCGTGCAGCACATCGGCCAGGTCATCGGCTTGGTGGTGGCCGACTCGGTTATGCAGGCGCGCCGCGCCGCGCGTGCCGTGAAGCTCGACATCACGCCCCTGCCCGCCGTGCTCTCGGTGCACGACGCACTGAAGGCCGAGAGCTATGTGCTGCCGCCGGTGTTCGTGCGCCGGGGCGATGCCGCTACGGGCCTTGCGCAATCGGCACACCGCCTGCAAGGCGCGTTCGAGGTGGGCGGGCAAGAGCATTTTTATCTGGAAGGCCAGATCGCCTACGCGCTGCCGCTGGAGCAAAAACAGTGGTGGATCTATTCCAGCACCCAGCACCCCGGCGAGGTGCAGCACTGGGTAGCGCACGCCCTCGGCATCGACAACCACGCCGTGCGTGTGGAATGCCGGCGCATAGGTGGCGGCTTTGGCGGCAAGGAGACGCAGGCCGGCCACCTGGCCGTGTGGGCCGCCGTGGCCGCCCACAAGTTCGGCCGCGCCGTCAAGCTGCGGCTGGACCGCGATGAAGACTTCATGGTCACCGGCAAGCGCCACCCGTTCACCTACGAGTACGACGTGGGTTTTGACGACACGGGCCGCATCACGGGCCTCAAGCTCCAGATGGCGGCCAACTGCGGCTTCAGTGCCGACCTGTCGGGCCCTGTGGCCGACCGGGCCGTGTTCCACGCCGACAACGCCTACTACCTGAGCGACGTCGACATCGCCTCGTACCGCTGCAAGACCAACACCCAGAGCCACACGGCGTTTCGCGGCTTTGGCGGCCCGCAGGGTGTGATCGTGATCGAGGCCATCCTGGGCGACATAGCGCGCGCGCTGGGCCGCGACGCACAAGACGTGCGCCTGGTCAACCTGTATGGCAAGGATGCGGCGGACGGCCGCAACGTCACGCACTACCAGATGACGGTGGAGGACAACATCCTGCACGCGCTGATGCCCCAGCTCGAGCGCGATGCCGACTACCGCCAACGCCAGACCAAGATCGCCGAGTGGAATGCCCTGCAGCCCGTGCTCAAGCGCGGCCTGGCCATCACGCCGGTCAAGTTCGGCATCAGCTTCACGGCCACGCTGTTCAACCAGGCGGGCGCATTGGTGCATGTGTACACCGACGGCAGCGTGCAGGTGAACCACGGTGGCACCGAAATGGGCCAGGGCCTGCACACCAAGGTGGCGCAGATCGTGGCCGACGAGCTGGGCGTGCCGCTGCACCGCGTGCTGGTCACGGCCAGCGACACCAGCAAGGTGCCCAACGCCAGCGCCACGGCGGCCAGTAGCGGCACCGACCTGAACGGCCGCGCCGCCCAGTACGCCGCGCGCAACGTGCGCGACAACCTGGCGTCGTTCGTGTGCGGGCTGGACGGCTGCGGTGCGGGGGCCATCCGGTTCGCGGGGGGCCAGGTGATCTCACCCAAAAAGGTGCGCGCCTTCGACGACGTGGTGAAGGAGGCGTACGCCAACCGCATCCAGCTGTGGAGCGACGGCTTCTACCGCACGCCCAAGATCCACTACGACAAGACCACGCTCACGGGCCGGCCGTTCTACTACTTCTCATACGGCGCGGCCTGCACCGAGGTGGTGATCGACACGCTCACTGGCGAGAGCCGCGTGGTGGCCGTGGACATCCTGCACGACGTGGGCCACAGCATCAACCCGGCCATCGACATCGGCCAGATCGAGGGCGGCTTCGTGCAGGGCATGGGCTGGCTCACGACCGAGCAGCTGGTGTGGAACGACAAAGGCACTCTGACCACCCATGCACCCAGCACCTACAAGATCCCGGCCACGGGCGACATCCCCGCGCATTTCCGCGTGAACCTGTGGCCCGAGGCCAACCGCGAGGACAACGTGGGCGGCAGCAAGGCGGTGGGTGAGCCGCCGTTCATGCTGGCGATCAGCGTGTATGAAGCCCTGCGCAATGCGGTGGCGGCCGGGCGGAGCGGGGATGCAACGGCGCCCGTGGTGCTGACTGCGCCAGCGACTGCGGAGAACGTGCTGAGAGCTTTGGGGCGGTTGGAGAATTGA
- a CDS encoding diguanylate cyclase domain-containing protein, giving the protein MPGALVLRLMLVAALAVALSGAVSAWLVARASGQEALSRMVSQQNDEVEVVARLLASKIEQSQKVLRTVAAGITPAVLDSPSSLEWLLQQGLPAVQFFDTMQVARSNGDLRLNLRGGRLEKASDLDPAERDALRRTLMDGKPLVSELIAGRTSEARVMFTMPLHRDDGTVLGVVAGGLRLQSQSLLPPSMALPAREDSKLIVFTRDGTILSHSDPARIMGKAQDEAGLAPVYTRWLEEAHPMAGRGVTQVQSDHIVSMAGMPLPQWIVARVSASQALLAPLRGAQRKAWWLAATSMALCVVLAVALMGWMARPLAQLRYKARHLLGAPSDEEPPDAMDWPRGIGSGGEVSELVRVFEALVVQRAEQQLRQDTLDGQFQAVLNSASVGIVISRAGALDVVSRAACMMLGYTPQELQGRPARCLYASDADYRQVGERVRSEVAAHGAFDGDICFMRKDGAPVWARVQGQGVRQGDIHGGTVWILEDITATREAQVQQSWERTHDALTQLLNRRAFDEKLGQLLAERFARAPVADLPAGEAPGDGVVLFLDLDHFTVVNDIAGHDAGDDVLRHVARLLASQVRQIGWAARLGGDEFAVVLPGFALARGQAVAEQLRVAVQAWEPAYHGRSFNLGVSIGLVVLDATLQDVPSVLYAADMACYDAKRAGRNRVETRHARDASVTSSGRMALGPV; this is encoded by the coding sequence ATGCCGGGGGCCCTGGTGCTGCGGCTCATGCTGGTGGCGGCGCTGGCCGTGGCCCTGTCGGGGGCCGTATCCGCCTGGCTGGTGGCGCGTGCGTCGGGGCAAGAGGCATTGAGCCGTATGGTCAGCCAGCAAAACGACGAGGTCGAGGTGGTGGCGCGCCTTTTGGCCAGCAAGATCGAACAAAGCCAGAAGGTGCTGCGCACGGTGGCTGCGGGCATCACACCTGCCGTGCTCGACTCCCCCTCGTCGCTGGAGTGGCTGCTTCAGCAGGGCCTTCCGGCGGTGCAGTTTTTCGACACCATGCAGGTGGCCCGCAGCAATGGTGATCTGCGCCTGAACCTGCGTGGTGGACGCCTTGAAAAAGCCTCCGATCTGGACCCGGCCGAGCGCGATGCGCTGCGGCGCACACTGATGGATGGCAAGCCGCTGGTGTCAGAGCTCATTGCCGGCCGCACCAGCGAGGCCCGCGTGATGTTCACCATGCCGCTGCACCGGGACGATGGCACCGTGCTCGGCGTGGTGGCGGGAGGGTTGCGTTTGCAGTCGCAAAGCCTGCTGCCGCCATCGATGGCCTTGCCCGCACGCGAGGACTCCAAATTGATCGTTTTCACCCGCGACGGCACCATCCTTTCGCACTCTGATCCCGCGCGGATCATGGGCAAGGCGCAGGACGAAGCGGGCCTGGCGCCGGTGTACACCCGCTGGCTGGAAGAGGCCCACCCCATGGCGGGGCGCGGCGTCACCCAGGTGCAATCGGACCACATCGTGAGCATGGCGGGCATGCCGCTGCCGCAATGGATTGTTGCGCGGGTGAGTGCCTCGCAGGCGCTGCTGGCGCCACTGCGGGGCGCACAACGCAAGGCGTGGTGGCTGGCTGCCACAAGCATGGCACTGTGTGTGGTGCTGGCGGTGGCCTTGATGGGGTGGATGGCCCGGCCGCTTGCGCAACTGCGCTACAAGGCCCGCCACCTTCTGGGCGCCCCCAGCGACGAAGAGCCCCCCGATGCCATGGACTGGCCTCGCGGAATCGGCAGCGGTGGCGAGGTGAGCGAGCTGGTGCGTGTGTTTGAGGCCCTGGTTGTGCAGCGCGCAGAGCAGCAGCTTCGCCAGGACACCCTGGATGGGCAATTCCAGGCCGTGCTCAACAGTGCATCGGTGGGCATCGTGATTTCACGCGCTGGCGCACTGGATGTGGTGAGCCGCGCAGCCTGCATGATGCTGGGCTACACCCCCCAAGAGTTGCAGGGCCGGCCTGCCCGCTGCCTGTATGCAAGCGACGCCGACTATCGCCAGGTGGGTGAGCGCGTGCGCAGCGAGGTGGCGGCGCACGGGGCGTTTGATGGCGACATCTGTTTCATGCGCAAGGATGGCGCGCCGGTGTGGGCGCGCGTGCAAGGGCAGGGGGTGCGCCAGGGCGACATCCATGGTGGCACGGTCTGGATACTGGAAGACATCACCGCCACCCGTGAAGCCCAGGTGCAGCAGTCCTGGGAGCGTACCCACGACGCCCTCACCCAGCTGTTGAACCGCCGGGCCTTCGACGAGAAGCTGGGGCAGTTGCTGGCAGAGCGCTTTGCCAGGGCCCCTGTGGCCGATCTGCCAGCCGGGGAGGCGCCGGGTGATGGGGTGGTGCTGTTTCTGGACCTGGACCATTTCACTGTGGTGAACGACATCGCGGGCCACGACGCGGGCGACGATGTGTTGCGCCATGTGGCACGCCTGCTGGCTTCGCAGGTGCGCCAGATCGGCTGGGCGGCCCGCCTGGGTGGCGACGAGTTTGCCGTGGTGCTGCCCGGGTTTGCCTTGGCGCGGGGCCAGGCGGTGGCTGAGCAGCTGCGCGTCGCCGTGCAGGCCTGGGAGCCCGCATACCACGGTCGCAGCTTCAACTTGGGGGTCAGTATTGGCCTGGTGGTGCTGGATGCCACCTTGCAGGACGTACCGTCGGTGCTGTATGCGGCCGACATGGCCTGCTATGACGCCAAGCGGGCGGGGCGCAACCGGGTGGAGACGCGGCATGCGCGGGATGCCTCGGTCACTTCGTCGGGGCGGATGGCGTTGGGGCCTGTTTGA
- a CDS encoding Crp/Fnr family transcriptional regulator, producing MLPSTLFSLPAETEVIAPGEVLRRRNEVLTSVLHLESGRVLRGVLDDGFLRHQLGAVEAPFWLDAASALMEQPLPVDMVADTRVQIRRVPIEAFRRSLAEMPAGARSLLLDMAQGFRQQSELAVSRLAQDAESRCAQWLLKNAEPDHSGSMQVTLRLRKRLIAAQLGIAPETFSRVLRHLREMGLIHGTGNVLNLPQPMALQSMAGC from the coding sequence ATGCTGCCATCTACACTATTTTCTCTGCCCGCTGAAACCGAGGTCATCGCCCCCGGTGAAGTGCTGCGCCGACGCAACGAGGTCCTAACCTCTGTTCTGCACCTGGAAAGCGGCCGCGTATTGCGCGGCGTGCTGGACGACGGCTTCCTGCGCCACCAGCTGGGTGCGGTAGAGGCGCCGTTCTGGCTCGATGCGGCATCGGCCCTGATGGAGCAGCCGCTTCCGGTGGATATGGTGGCCGATACGCGCGTGCAGATTCGCCGTGTGCCGATTGAAGCGTTTCGTCGCAGCCTGGCTGAAATGCCCGCAGGTGCGCGCAGCCTGTTGCTGGATATGGCGCAAGGGTTCCGCCAGCAGTCCGAACTGGCGGTGAGTCGCCTGGCGCAAGACGCGGAGTCGCGTTGCGCGCAATGGCTGCTCAAGAATGCCGAGCCTGACCACAGTGGCTCGATGCAGGTCACGCTGCGCCTGCGCAAGCGCCTGATCGCGGCCCAACTGGGCATTGCCCCCGAGACATTCTCGCGGGTGCTGCGCCATCTGCGCGAGATGGGCCTGATCCACGGCACAGGCAACGTGCTGAACCTGCCCCAGCCGATGGCCTTGCAGTCCATGGCCGGCTGTTGA
- a CDS encoding porin, whose translation MKKTRIALSLSLGGALLCATGAYAQSSVQVMGLADVFVGSMKNAGDAGSRSAVDSGGMTTSWFGFKGTEDLGGGLKANFALTSFIKVDTGSQGRFANDTFFSRDANVGLSGSFGSVSLGRGLAPNFVPSVVANPLGDSFTFSPLIVHMNVPLFNGTGWGSTTPSDTGWSNEIVYSTPNMGGLTANMHYQFGEVAGSNGKKNVGVNALYFNGPITLTGFYERDQISNPAVPNTYLGTTKTDWMLGGAYDFAVVKAFASYGQAKADNTSNKAKTTQLGVSVPTGAAGKVLASFAQTKMTDTDISRKTFTVGYDYFLSKRTDVYVMAMNDRITHQTNGNSVGLGIRHRF comes from the coding sequence ATGAAAAAAACCCGGATCGCACTTTCTTTATCGCTCGGCGGCGCATTGCTGTGTGCCACAGGCGCCTATGCACAGAGTTCCGTGCAGGTGATGGGCCTGGCAGACGTGTTTGTCGGCTCCATGAAAAACGCGGGCGACGCCGGCAGCCGCTCGGCCGTTGACAGTGGCGGCATGACCACCTCGTGGTTTGGCTTCAAGGGCACCGAAGACCTGGGCGGCGGGCTGAAGGCCAACTTCGCGCTCACGTCTTTCATCAAGGTCGATACCGGCTCGCAGGGCCGTTTTGCCAATGACACCTTCTTCTCGCGCGATGCCAACGTGGGCCTCTCGGGCTCGTTCGGCAGTGTCTCGCTCGGTCGCGGGCTCGCCCCCAATTTCGTGCCGTCCGTCGTGGCCAACCCGCTGGGAGACTCGTTCACCTTCTCGCCCCTCATCGTGCACATGAATGTGCCGCTGTTCAACGGCACGGGCTGGGGTTCCACCACGCCGTCCGACACCGGCTGGTCCAACGAAATCGTCTACAGCACCCCCAACATGGGCGGGCTCACGGCCAACATGCACTACCAGTTTGGAGAGGTCGCGGGCAGCAACGGCAAGAAAAACGTCGGCGTGAACGCGCTGTATTTCAACGGCCCCATCACGCTCACCGGTTTTTATGAGCGTGACCAGATCAGCAACCCCGCCGTGCCCAACACCTACCTGGGCACCACCAAAACCGACTGGATGCTGGGCGGCGCCTACGACTTTGCCGTGGTGAAGGCGTTTGCCAGCTACGGCCAGGCCAAGGCCGACAACACCAGCAACAAGGCCAAGACCACGCAATTGGGTGTGTCGGTGCCCACGGGTGCTGCAGGCAAGGTGCTGGCATCGTTTGCGCAGACCAAGATGACCGACACGGACATCTCGCGCAAGACCTTCACCGTGGGGTATGACTACTTCCTGTCCAAGCGCACCGACGTGTATGTGATGGCCATGAACGACCGCATCACCCACCAGACCAACGGCAACAGCGTCGGCCTGGGGATTCGCCACAGGTTTTAA
- a CDS encoding glycerate kinase, which produces MHETPSESCAAQPPFGLPDFHGDPRAFLRALYEAAVHNAQPLQGMREWLPAPPKGRTLVLGAGKAGGAMAQALESLWPADAPLSGLVVTRYGHTPPRPAGLPQRIEVVEAAHPVPDAAGLAAAERVMGLTQGLTADDLVLCLISGGGSSLLTLPCDGVTLSDKQRINRALLDSGAHIGEMNCVRKHLSRIKGGQLAAACAPARVVTLTISDVPGDDPSVIASGPTVPDATTCADALAILARYGIEIPGGIEAALRAATLETPKPGDPRFVGHAVHLIATPWQALQAAAAVARAAGLPAHVLSDEIEGESREVGKVHAALARSVARRGQPFAAPCVILSGGETTVTVRPRAPGVERGRGGRAGEFCLGLAQALQGETKVWALAADTDGIDGSEDNAGAFVCPDTLARAGDAKLRVDDHLARNDAWGFFAGLGDLLVTGPTHTNVNDFRLLLIL; this is translated from the coding sequence ATGCATGAAACACCCTCAGAGTCTTGCGCTGCGCAGCCCCCCTTCGGGTTGCCGGATTTCCATGGCGATCCCCGCGCATTTTTGCGCGCACTGTATGAAGCGGCGGTACACAACGCCCAGCCTTTGCAGGGGATGCGCGAGTGGCTGCCTGCGCCCCCCAAAGGGCGCACGCTGGTGCTGGGCGCGGGCAAGGCGGGCGGCGCCATGGCGCAGGCGCTGGAGTCGCTGTGGCCCGCTGATGCGCCGTTGTCGGGGCTGGTGGTGACGCGCTATGGCCACACGCCGCCGCGGCCCGCAGGCTTGCCCCAGCGCATCGAGGTGGTGGAGGCCGCCCACCCCGTGCCCGATGCGGCAGGGCTTGCTGCGGCAGAGCGCGTCATGGGCCTGACCCAGGGGCTCACCGCAGACGACCTCGTGCTGTGCCTGATATCGGGTGGGGGCTCGTCCCTGCTGACCTTGCCCTGCGACGGCGTGACGCTTTCAGACAAGCAGCGCATCAACCGTGCGCTGCTGGACAGCGGCGCCCACATTGGCGAGATGAACTGCGTGCGCAAGCATCTCTCGCGCATCAAGGGCGGGCAGCTGGCGGCGGCCTGCGCGCCTGCGCGGGTGGTGACGCTCACCATCAGCGATGTGCCGGGCGATGACCCGTCGGTCATCGCCAGTGGCCCCACGGTGCCTGACGCCACCACCTGTGCCGATGCGCTGGCGATTCTGGCGCGTTATGGCATCGAGATACCCGGGGGCATTGAGGCCGCGCTGCGGGCCGCAACGCTCGAAACCCCCAAACCCGGCGACCCTCGGTTTGTGGGCCATGCCGTGCACCTCATCGCCACCCCCTGGCAGGCACTGCAAGCCGCCGCCGCCGTGGCGCGCGCAGCAGGCCTGCCCGCCCATGTGCTGTCGGACGAGATCGAGGGGGAGTCGCGCGAGGTGGGCAAGGTGCACGCGGCGCTGGCGCGCTCGGTGGCGCGCCGTGGCCAGCCCTTTGCTGCGCCGTGCGTGATTTTGTCTGGCGGTGAAACCACCGTGACGGTGCGGCCCCGGGCGCCGGGTGTGGAGCGGGGGCGCGGCGGGCGGGCGGGTGAGTTTTGCCTGGGCCTGGCGCAGGCGCTGCAAGGCGAGACGAAGGTGTGGGCGCTGGCGGCCGACACCGATGGCATCGACGGCAGTGAAGACAATGCAGGGGCGTTTGTGTGCCCCGATACGCTGGCGCGCGCGGGCGATGCCAAGCTGCGCGTCGACGACCATCTGGCGCGCAACGACGCCTGGGGGTTCTTCGCGGGGTTGGGTGACCTGCTGGTCACCGGCCCCACTCACACCAATGTGAATGACTTTCGGTTGCTCTTGATTTTATAG
- a CDS encoding EAL domain-containing protein: MHHTPCSQPQALMAMLSPAARKGAGPLAQLMREGGLYCVFQPLADLREGSVYAHEALIRGPQGTPLHTPDALLESARREGILRDFELLCVVAALSQWGRHAIAGRLFVNISADALVHGVAMLGADKLGEAVRGFGMSARMLVLEITEHERVTDMPTLRQAIKAVHASGARVALDDFGDGRSSLRLWSEVKPDFVKIDKYFVHNISEHPENLQMLQAIKGIADVFGTQLIAEGIETSDDLRALRDLDIPYGQGWLLGRPAVAARDAVDGPALDVLQDRRVAVLPHLGQTARPGILRSLLVVQAPTAAPATTNDAVAAMFHERTALHALAVVDGTRPVALINRQQFMNHYATLYFREVHGRKPCLAFANPSPRVVELDCDVDQLVGILTSQDQRYLSDGYIVTDNGRYLGLGTGDQLVRAVTETRIEAARHANPLTFLPGNIPISLHMQRLLDAGAEFVACYADLNHFKPFNDQYGYWRGDEMIRLVARLATAHCDARRDFVGHVGGDDFMLIFQSTNWLQRSKNIVQDFAREALALFDDVARSAGGIHAEDRHGVRRFFPCTTLAIGAVRITPGHFRHAEEVANLAAVAKREAKLAGTGVVLHSGPHDARWGALGTTSALKNALAA; this comes from the coding sequence ATGCACCACACCCCATGTAGCCAGCCGCAGGCGCTGATGGCCATGCTGTCACCGGCTGCGCGCAAAGGCGCGGGTCCCTTGGCGCAACTCATGCGCGAGGGGGGGCTTTATTGCGTTTTTCAGCCTTTGGCCGATCTGCGTGAAGGCAGCGTGTATGCGCACGAGGCCTTGATCCGGGGGCCCCAGGGCACGCCGTTGCACACCCCCGATGCGCTGCTGGAAAGCGCCCGGCGCGAAGGCATCCTGCGCGATTTTGAGTTGCTGTGTGTTGTTGCGGCTCTGAGCCAATGGGGGCGCCATGCCATAGCCGGCCGCCTGTTTGTCAACATCAGCGCCGATGCGCTCGTCCACGGCGTGGCCATGCTGGGCGCCGACAAACTGGGCGAGGCGGTGCGGGGCTTTGGCATGAGCGCACGCATGCTGGTGCTTGAAATCACCGAACACGAGCGCGTCACCGACATGCCCACGCTGCGCCAGGCCATCAAGGCCGTGCATGCCAGTGGCGCACGGGTGGCGCTGGATGATTTTGGCGATGGCCGCTCCAGCCTGCGCCTGTGGTCCGAAGTGAAACCGGACTTCGTGAAAATCGACAAATATTTTGTCCACAACATCAGCGAGCACCCCGAAAACCTGCAGATGCTGCAGGCCATCAAGGGCATTGCCGATGTGTTCGGCACGCAGCTCATTGCCGAGGGCATCGAGACCAGCGACGACCTGCGCGCCTTGCGCGACCTGGACATTCCCTATGGCCAGGGCTGGCTGCTGGGCCGCCCCGCCGTGGCCGCGCGTGATGCCGTGGACGGCCCCGCGCTCGATGTGCTGCAGGACCGCCGCGTGGCCGTGCTGCCGCACCTGGGGCAGACAGCGCGCCCGGGCATCTTGCGCAGCCTGCTGGTGGTGCAGGCCCCCACCGCTGCCCCCGCCACCACCAACGACGCGGTGGCCGCCATGTTCCACGAGCGCACCGCGCTGCACGCTTTGGCCGTGGTGGACGGCACCCGCCCCGTGGCGCTCATCAACCGCCAGCAGTTCATGAACCACTACGCCACGCTGTACTTTCGCGAAGTGCATGGCCGCAAGCCATGCCTGGCGTTTGCCAATCCATCGCCGCGGGTGGTCGAACTCGATTGCGATGTAGACCAGCTGGTGGGCATCCTCACCTCACAAGACCAGCGCTACCTGAGCGACGGGTACATCGTGACCGACAACGGCCGCTACCTGGGCCTGGGCACGGGCGACCAGCTGGTGCGCGCAGTGACCGAGACCCGCATCGAGGCGGCGCGCCACGCCAACCCGCTGACCTTTCTGCCGGGCAATATCCCCATCAGCCTGCACATGCAGCGGCTGCTGGACGCCGGGGCCGAATTTGTGGCCTGTTATGCCGACCTGAACCACTTCAAACCCTTCAATGACCAATATGGCTATTGGCGCGGCGACGAGATGATTCGCCTGGTGGCACGGCTTGCCACAGCCCATTGCGATGCGCGGCGCGACTTTGTGGGGCACGTGGGTGGCGACGATTTCATGCTGATCTTTCAAAGCACCAACTGGCTGCAACGCAGCAAGAACATCGTGCAGGACTTTGCCCGCGAGGCGCTTGCGCTGTTTGATGACGTGGCCCGCAGCGCCGGGGGCATCCACGCCGAAGACCGGCACGGTGTGCGCCGGTTTTTTCCCTGCACCACGCTGGCCATCGGGGCCGTGCGTATCACGCCCGGGCACTTTCGGCATGCCGAAGAAGTGGCCAATCTGGCCGCTGTAGCGAAACGTGAAGCCAAGCTGGCCGGCACCGGCGTGGTGTTGCACAGCGGCCCGCACGATGCCCGCTGGGGTGCGTTGGGCACCACGAGCGCGCTGAAAAACGCACTGGCAGCCTGA
- a CDS encoding urate hydroxylase PuuD, translated as MESYFLDWANLLLRWVHVITAIAWIGSSFYFVFLDSSLTPPEDEDLKKQGVSGELWAVHGGGFYHPVKFAVSPPQLPKHLHWFFWESYSTWLSGFSLFTVSYLYSASTYLIDKSRMDWAPAMAIGVALAFFVVFWLLYDGICRLFGQRKNGDAIVGALVLVLVCVASWLACHWFAGRAAFLLVGAMIATAMSANVFFWIIPGQRTVVAQIKAGAPVDPIHGKRGKQRSVHNTYFTLPVLFAMLSNHYSFTWSHPQNWLVLILMMFAGAAIRQFFVMRHGYKLGRNGNPLPYALVGVAVIVGAIVWMRPAPAAVSAGGGAPVLVAGGAYPSIDSGQNDYQAVRAVLAQRCTLCHGEQVQMKNLRLDLADSVKQHAQAIYQQAVVQKLMPLNNATGITDAERALIGRWFEAGAVVNPP; from the coding sequence ATGGAAAGCTACTTTCTCGACTGGGCCAACCTGCTTTTGCGCTGGGTCCACGTCATTACCGCCATCGCCTGGATTGGCTCGTCCTTTTACTTCGTGTTTCTGGACAGCAGCCTCACCCCGCCCGAGGACGAAGACCTCAAGAAGCAGGGCGTGAGCGGCGAACTTTGGGCCGTGCACGGCGGTGGGTTTTATCACCCGGTCAAGTTTGCCGTGTCGCCGCCGCAACTGCCCAAACATTTGCACTGGTTCTTTTGGGAGAGCTACAGCACCTGGCTCAGCGGGTTTTCGCTGTTCACCGTGTCCTACCTTTACAGCGCCAGCACGTACCTCATCGACAAGTCGCGCATGGACTGGGCGCCCGCCATGGCCATTGGGGTGGCACTGGCGTTTTTTGTGGTGTTCTGGCTGCTGTACGACGGGATCTGCCGTCTCTTTGGCCAAAGGAAAAACGGCGATGCCATCGTGGGCGCGCTGGTGCTGGTGCTGGTGTGTGTGGCCTCGTGGCTGGCCTGCCACTGGTTCGCAGGGCGTGCGGCGTTTTTGCTGGTGGGGGCCATGATCGCCACGGCCATGAGCGCCAATGTGTTCTTCTGGATCATCCCCGGCCAGCGCACGGTGGTCGCGCAGATCAAGGCCGGCGCGCCCGTGGACCCGATCCACGGCAAACGTGGCAAACAGCGCAGCGTGCACAACACCTATTTCACGCTGCCCGTGCTGTTTGCCATGCTCAGCAACCACTACAGCTTTACCTGGAGCCACCCGCAAAACTGGCTGGTGCTCATCCTGATGATGTTTGCGGGCGCGGCCATCCGCCAGTTCTTTGTGATGCGCCACGGTTACAAGCTGGGCCGCAATGGCAATCCGCTCCCGTACGCGCTGGTGGGTGTGGCCGTGATCGTGGGCGCCATCGTCTGGATGCGGCCCGCCCCAGCCGCAGTGTCTGCGGGCGGCGGTGCTCCTGTTTTGGTAGCTGGTGGCGCTTATCCATCAATCGATAGTGGCCAAAATGACTATCAAGCGGTGCGCGCAGTGCTGGCGCAGCGCTGCACCCTGTGCCACGGCGAGCAGGTGCAAATGAAGAACCTGCGCCTGGATTTGGCTGACAGCGTCAAACAGCATGCGCAGGCCATCTACCAGCAAGCCGTGGTGCAAAAGCTGATGCCCTTGAACAACGCCACGGGCATCACCGACGCCGAGCGCGCTCTGATTGGCCGCTGGTTCGAAGCGGGGGCGGTGGTGAACCCGCCGTGA